Within Roseofilum casamattae BLCC-M143, the genomic segment AAGTACTAGAGTCAGCAAAAAAACAGGAAAATCAGCGAAAAGCCAGAGAAAGGATTTTTGTTGAACACCTAATTAGACGGATAAAAAGCTTTAGAATAGTGGCAGAAAGATTCCGACTTTGGCGTCAGAACTACTCTCGAATAGTTCGAGTAGTATGTGGATTAGTAAGATGGAGAATTGGGGCGCTAATTTTAGAGAGCTAAAAAATGCGAAAATGGGTAAAGCGATAAGAAATATACCATGATAATTTTCGATGTATAATTATTGCAAACTACTTAAACCTTGATAAAATCGTTAAATTTGCACGGAATTACTCCTAACTGAAAGTAGCTCGAAA encodes:
- a CDS encoding transposase family protein; this translates as VLESAKKQENQRKARERIFVEHLIRRIKSFRIVAERFRLWRQNYSRIVRVVCGLVRWRIGALILES